The Alcaligenes faecalis sequence CCACGGGCAGCGTGTTCTTGCTTCCTGTCTTTCGGGGCGGAGCAAGACCAGGCGGATTCAGGTCTTCGGTGACGGTGATGGGGTATACGAGATGGAGCTGTCTACCTCGACATTGCGTCTTGTGGAAGAAATATTGCTTGAAATAGCCAACGGAAGAGCAGTCCGGATCGTGCCTGTGCATGCTGAGCTGACTACGCAGGAAGCTGCTGATCTGCTTAATGTATCGAGGCCTCACATGGTGAAGCTGCTGGAGGATGGGGAATTGCCATTTCATCGCACTGGCAAGCATCGGCGCATCCGCTTGGATGATCTGATGCGGTTCAAGGAAACAAGAGAGAAGGACAGCGAAAAGGCCATGGAGGAATTGAGCGATCAGGCCCAGAGGCTGGGGATGAGATGCGAATGACATTTCATATCGCCCAATCTTCGGAGTGTGCACTCAACAATGAATGCATGGAAGGTAGATGATGCCTGTTCCGATAATCGATCTGTTTGCAGGGCCGGGAGGGCTTGGTGAGGGGTTCGCCTCATTGAGGGGGCACAGGCAACAGCCGTTCTTCGAGATCGCTCTTTCCATCGAGAAGACCGCAGTTGCGCATCGCACCCTGACATTGAGGGCAGTGTTCAGACGCCTGCGTGGCACGAAGGACATCCGGCATTACTACAGCTACGTGCAAGGTAAGATTGACGAGTCTGAATTCCGCGCACTCCCGGCTGTAGAAAGCGCCTTCGAGCATGCCTCAAAAGAAGCAAGGTGTCTGGAACTTGGCAAGTCAGATGAGGCCGCCATCGATGCCGAGATACGGGCCGCACTGAAAGGTCAGGAAACCTGGGTGCTTATCGGTGGCCCGCCGTGTCAAGCGTATTCCCTTGCTGGCCGCTCCCGTCGGGCGAACGACAAGAATTTTCACAAGGATGAAAAGCACTTCCTCTACAAGGAGTACCTGCGGATCATTCAAGTGCACAAGCCAGCGATCTTCGTGATGGAGAACGTCAAGGGGCTGCTCTCGTCGAAGCACTTCGGCAATCCGATGTTCGAGAAGATCATCTCCGACCTGTCCTCGCCAGAGGAAGGTCTTGAGTATGAGATCCGCTCCTTCACGAAGGCCGGCAACAGCGATTCTCTGGAGCCTGCTGACTATCTCATTCATTCGGAACGCTATGGTATACCTCAAAGCAGACAGCGCGTGATTCTGCTTGGCGTTAGAAAAGGGCTTGGCATTCCCCAGCACAGACTGTTGACTCCCGTTGCAAGCCCCACAACTGTCAGCCAGGCAATTGACGACCTGCCGAAGATCAGAAGCCGGTTGTCCAGGGACGACTCGCTCGACGCGTGGCGAAAGGCTGTCCTGGCTGCTCCAGCCTACGTCAAGGGATGGAAAACGGAAAACGAGTCCACCCTGATCAACTTGATGCGAGACTTTGCAGCCTCGGCGACCAGTGTCACAACGGGTGGTGCCTTTATTGAGAAGGAATACAAAAGGACAAGGAATCAGACAGAACTTCAGAAGTGGCTGCTTGATCGAAGCCTTGGTGGAGTATGTCAGCATGAAGCGAGATCGCACATGGCTACCGATCTGGCGCGATATCTTTTTTCGGCCACTTTTGCGCATTCGCAGGGATATTCGCCAAGGCTGAATATTTTTCCTCCGAAGCTTCTACCTGACCATATCAATGTCCATGTTCTGGGCGAAAACCAGCCCATGCCATTCAATGATCGCTTCAGGGTTCAGTGCAGAAATGAACCGGCAACCACTGTGGTTGCTCACATTGCCAAGGATGGCCACTATTACATTCATTACGACCCTTCGCAGTGCAGGAGTCTCACTGTCAGGGAAGCTGCGCGTCTGCAGACTTTTCCAGACAACTATTTCTTTGCTGGCAACCGCACCGAACAGTACACCCAAGTCGGGAATGCCGTTCCCCCCTTGCTGGCCCGAAAACTCGCCGAAGTCGTGCGCAGCATTCTGAACAGAATGACTCGGGAGAAGCGAAAACAGGAAGGTGTTCACTGGTGCCAGGAAGAGCTGGAAAGCCAGCGTCATCACCTTCCTGCGAAGCGTGGTCAGATGCCGCTGCTTGCGGAGGTCGATTGACCGACCACCAAGACAGGAGCATTGCCATGCAGCCACTCCTCAACCATACATGCAGTTTTTACAGGCGAATGCTTCAGTGCGCACTCCCAGACAATGGCCACCCGCCAGTTGAGAGCTTTGAGGGCATCCATGTGTCGTCTGTCGCGTTCGATGTTTCCCTGGAATTTCCGTCTCCAGAAGTTGCCATTCGTTCGCGGCGTGGTCGTGTATCGGCAACCGTCATGTCGATGCCAGAAACAGCCATGGACGAATACCAAAGCCCTGTACTTCGGGAACACCATGTCAGGGGAGCCCGGCAGTTTCCTGACATGAAGTCTATACCGGAATCCTCTGGAGAAAAGAATAGTGCGGAGAGTGCGTTCCGGCCAAGTGTTCTTTCCTCTGATGCTCGACATCATGCGGCTGCGCTGCGGAGTCGTTGGTACACGCATGATCTGGATCGAGTGATATCAGGGTGTGCGAAAAAAGAGGCGTATCGAAGAAGGCCGATTCGTTGAATGAAAAAAAGCCGCTGTATATGCTCAGAAGCTTAGCACGTTGCTGACAGCGGAGCACGTTGAAGGGGGAGTATCGATATGGCGAGGGAATGTAGACATCCACCAAGTGCAGCATGCCTTTCGGCATCGATGAGAGATCTTGGTTATTCACTTGAAACAGCTATCGCGGATCTGATAGACAACAGCATTTCCGCAGGCGCGGATGCGATCGATATCGTCTGCGATGTTTCGGGCGAACATCCTGTGCTTGTCATTCTCGACAATGGCAGAGGCATGGACGAGGTGGAGCTGCGGGCTGCAATGCGTCATGGAACCGGAAACCCACGACAGCAGCGTTCTCCACAGGATCTCGGGCGCTTCGGCCTTGGACTGAAGACTGCATCGTTCTCCCAGTGTCGATCCCTCACGGTTGTGAGCAAGAGGGATGGCAAGGTTTGCGGTGCCGAATGGGACCTGGATCGTATCGATGCAGCGGACGACTGGGTTCTGAGCATTCTCGATGAAGCTGACGTCCGTGCGCTGCCACACACCGAACGCCTGGGCAGCCGAGGCACTGCCGTCATCTGGCAGAGGCTCGACCGGTTGATGGAAGATGAAGCTGGAGATCACAGCCAGGAAATCGTCAACGAGAAGCTTGAGGTGGTAGGGAGGCATCTATCCCTCGTTTTTCACCGTTTTCTTTCCGGTGAGGTCAAGGGAAACTCCAGAATCTCGATTTCCATCAATGGTCATCCTGTTGCCACGTTCGACCCTTTCTGCAGGAAAAATCCTGCCACTCAGATGCTCCCGGAGGAGATAGTCCGGGTTGGTGATGCCGAAGTGCGTCTGCAGCCTTATGTGTTGCCTCATCACAGTCGGCTTTCCGCGTCCGAGTATGACTTCTACCAGGATCGCAGTGACTTCATCTCGAATCAGGGGGGCTACGTCTACCGGAACGGCCGACTGATGGCATGGGGAGACTGGTTCCGACTGGTGCCGAAAGGGGAAGCGACCAAGCTGGCCCGTGTGCAGATTGACTTTCCCAACAGCCTGGATGAGGCTTGGACAATCGACATCAAGAAATCACGTGCACGCCCACCGCATATGGTTCGTGAGCGCTTGCGTCAGATCATCAGCCAGATCACGGGCCGTAGCGTGAAGGTACATCGGGGACGTGGGCAGAAACTGTTTCAGGAAACCCAGGCCCCGCTCTGGGAACGCTATGCCGATCATGATGGCATTCGGTTCGCAATCAATGCCCAGCATCCAATCATTGCTTCCCTGGCAGACAAGCTTCCTCCAGAGGATGCAGAGCTGCTTCGCGTGCTGCTTGAATCAGTTGCGGGCTCCCTGCCTGTCGAAATGATCTATTCGGACTATTCGACGCACCCGCGTGAGATCAATCAGAGATCGGCGGATGAAAGTCAAGTCATGGAGAGGCTGAGGGGTCTGCGTCAGGCCCTTTACGGGACAGGCCCCGGGGATGCCAAGGCATTTCTTCAGGTCGTCAGATCCACACATCTTTTTGACGGCCAGACAGACCTGATCGATAAATACATAAGTGAGGAGTTTGCATGAGCATGACGGCTGTCACTCAGGAGCGGAATATCTCCAATGCACTGATTTCAGGCTTGGCCAACATGCCGGAAACGCCGACGCGCGAGCAGGTGGAGGAGAAGGCAAAACAGATTGCCGTGATATTCGGATATGAGGGAGATCTGCGCAACATTGTTGCCGAAGCCATGGAGTCTGTTGTGACTCGCATGGGAGCGGGAGTTTCACTTGTTGACGTCGATGCAAAGCACGATGACCAATGGGTTCACAAGCGAGAGGATGTTGACTGGACATACGCCAGGGCGTACGAGGAATTCCTTCGCAACGAGGGCTGGCCTCCGCAAATGGTCCAGTCGCTGAGCGATGTAACCACACGCATTCTGGGGCATCTTCAGGACCCGCTGAGCGAAGGAACGAGCTGGAATCGACGTGGCCTTGTTATTGGTCATGTGCAGTCTGGAAAGACGGCCAACTACACTGGTCTGATAGCTCGTGCCGCCGATGCGGGGTATAAGTTCATTGTCGTCATCGCAGGCATTCACAACAACCTTCGCAGACAGACACAGCAGCGAATTGACGAGGCTTTCATCGGTCGATCGAGTGATCCAGAGGATCGCCGCAACATTGGTGTCGGTCTCACGCCGGGCTATCCACATCCGGCCACCCTTACCAACATCAACGGCGACTTCAATAAGAATACTGCAGCCAAGAGTGGCTGGAAGATCAACGATTTCAGCAAGCCGATCATTCTGATCATCAAGAAAAACGTCACGACGCTCACTGCATTGCACAAGTGGCTGAAGGCGCTCAACGCCGGAGGTGGAGATCGCATCTCCGATGTTCCCATGCTGTTGATTGACGACGAGGCCGACAATGCCTCGATCAACACGAACAAGGAAGATCTGGATCCGACCAAGACGAATGCGATGATTCGTCGAATTCTTGGGCTTTTTGCGAAATCCTGCTATGTCGGATATACGGCAACGCCATTTGCCAATATATTCATCAATCCGGATGCCTATGGCGATGATGTCCGGGAAGAGCTTTTCCCTCGTGATTTCATCTATTGTCTGGATGCACCAACCACCTACTTTGGTGCGGAAAAGGTATTTCTCAACGAGGAAACCAGTGATTCGATCGTCAGACCGATTGATGATTGTGAGAATTTTATTCCCTATTCCCACAAGAGGGATGATTCCACTCATGAATTGCCGCCTAGTCTCTATCGCGCATTGGACGAATTCATCGTCGCCCGGGCCATCCGGAACCTGCGCGGTCAAGCAGGGAAGCATTGCTCGATGATGGTTAACGTCTCGCGATTCGTGCCCGTACAGAGGGCCGTTCGTGACTTCCTGAGTCTCAGGGAGAAGAAGATCAGGGAAGCGGTTCTCGCCAACTACGCGATGCCGGAAGATGTTTCATCAAGAAATATTTACATGCAGGGGCTGAAACAAGCATTCGATGACGAATATGCCGACGCGGGAAGCACGTGGGCGGAGGTCAAGTCGGCTCTCCATGACGTTTTCGAGCATCTTCATCTTTTCGTCATCAATAGCAAGAGTGACGAAGTGCTCGACTACACCCGGTACGAGAAGGAAGGCGTCGGGCTGACGGCGGTAGCGGTCGGCGGTCTTAGCCTTTCACGAGGCTTGACCATAGAGGGATTGACCATCAGCTACATGTACCGCAACACGAAGATGTACGACACCCTCATGCAGATGGGACGCTGGTTCGGCTACCGACCAGGCTTCGAGGATCTGTGCCGCGTGCATCTTTCCCGAGACTCCATAAACTGGTATTCACATATCGCTGGTGCCGCCGAAGAGCTGGTGCAGCAGGTCAAACGCATGCGACGCGATCGCCTCAGTCCGAAGGATTTTGGTTTTTACGTTCGTGCGCATCCAGACAGTCTGCTGATCACGGCGGTGAACAAGATGCGTTCTGGCAAGAAGGAAACGGTTGAACAAAGTTTCAGTGGGCGACTTCGCGAGAGCTACATTGTGTCCACAGATTCCGAAGTGAATGCTAGAAATTTTTCGCTGATCACAGATCATTGGAAAAATGGTTTTGGTGGACGACCTCAGGAGCTGACCGAGAAGGGTTTCGTCTTTAAGGACGTGCCGGTTCAGGTGATCGAAGACTTCCTCATTCAGTTTGAATGTCATTCGAACTTTGCGGGGCAGAAGTCCGATGTGGTGAGCTATCTTGAAAGAATAGCGGCAAAACGCCCTTGGGCCGATGTTTTGTTGATATCACCTTCAGCGGGCTCGGGTGGCGATGCTCCTTTCACACTGCGGAATCAGGTGCGAGTTGTTGGGAAGGATCAACCTGCGGGCTCTTCCTGGCGTCTGAACAAAGACAGGGTTGCTTCGCGTGGTGACGAGAAACTGGGGCTCAGTGATCCACAGCGCGAGAAGGCAAAAATTCTTGCCGAAGGGAAAGACGGCCTGGGAGCCGTCTCTGATACCCATTACCGTGAGGTTCGCGAGAAACCTCTCCTCATGATTCACAGCCTGGAACCCAAGGGGGATTCTGTGGCAGGTCCGATTGCCGCTTTCGGCATCAGTTTCCCTTTCGGAGACTATTTGACGACCATCAATGTCGTCGTTAACAAGGTCTGGCTCAAGCAGATGCAAGGCTATGTCGATGACCCTGACGATGAGGAGGACTACGATGCCTGAGTCTTCACCGTGGGATGCAATCACCATTCCAGGAGCGGACTTCAATGTCCGTCAGGTTGCTGTGAAAACTGCAGTTCCCTGCTTCTGGGGACGTGATGCTAATGGTTCTTGCCTGTTCATCGTTGAGCTTCAGGGGGATCATGCGGTCCAGTATCGTAAGAACGCGGTCACAGTCAACGGTGTCGATGTCGATCTTCGCGCCGGCGACAGCGGGCGGCAACGTCTGATCCTTGCGCTTGAAAGGGAGGTTGATCGCGATCTCTTCGAGGGGCTGTGTCGCAGCCTTGCACTCGTGCTGGAGAACGCCACTGATTCGGCCAGTTCCCTGGCAGTTTCGCTGCTGCATCTCCGCCGTTGGAAAACATTCCTTTCCGGCAGAAGCCAGCATCTTTCTGCTGAGGATGTTCGAGGTATCTTCGCCGAAATCGTATTTCTGATGGAGCTGATCAATCGGAAAATACCAAGCGAAGTTGCAGTCGAATCTTGGCTTGGCCCGGAACGATCGCATCAGGACTTCATCTTTGGCAAAACGGCGGTCGAGGTCAAATCACTGTCGGGTACTGAACGAAGCAGTATTAGAATTTCATCGGAAGATCAACTTGAATCGTTGAATGACCTGCTGTTCCTGCGTGTATACAGGATGAGCAGTCTGGCCGATTCTGCAGTAGCACGCTCGCTAAATGAAATCGTCTTTGAGGTTCAGCTGTTGCTTGATGAGGCGGACGCTGTCGAAGCCTTCGACAGGAAGCTTGTGGCTCGCGGCTACGCACCGCTCCCTGAGTACGATCAACCACGCTTCGTTGTTAGTGAAACACTCACTTATTGCGTCAGTGAAGAATTTCCTCGCCTTGTGCGCTCGAAACTTCAGGCTGGGATCGCCAACGTCGCCTACGACATCAGGCTGGAAGCGATTTCCTCGCATCAGTGTGATGAGGCCGTGATCTTTGGAGGGGAATGATGGAACAGACCACCGAGGAATTCTTCCATGACTTTCGACAGGAATTGCTGGCTGAAGCTGAGGTTTGTGGGTTTCAGCTCGATGCATTCATGGAAACAGTTGCTGCTGAACTTGTCGAAACAGGATTCACCGAGGGATTCGAGCTGTGTCACTATCGTCCGCCACAGGGTGGCATACGTGTGGATGGATACTGGTTCAATGACGAGGGGAACCTCGATCTTTTTGTCGCTGATTTCGATGCCCGTGCCGAGCTGGCTTCCCTGACGAAGACGGAACTTGAAGCGACATTCAAACGTCTGTCCAAGTTTTTCGAGGCAAGTATCGACAGGGATCTTGCGGTTGACCTTGAGGTCACTTCGCCTGGGTACGGTCTAGCCAAACAGATTGCCGACCGCAGGGGCGGCATCAGTTCACTTAACCTGATTCTTCTCTCCGAACGCACGCTCAGCGGGACAGTGCAGAGCCTTCCTGAAGGGGACGTTGCCGGTGTTCCCGCCAGCTATCACGTATGGGATATCTCGCGACTTCATCGTCAGCGCAGCTCACGAAGTCACAAGGAGCCGCTTGATCTGGACTTCGTGGAGATGTTCGGCAAGGGCATCGCCAGCCTTCCGGCTCATCTGGGAGCTGATGCCTATCAGTCCTTCCTCATGGTCATGCCTGCAGATTTTCTTGCAACCCTTTACGGAAAATTCGGGGCGCGCCTGCTTGAGCAGAACGTCCGCACGTTCCTGCAGGCTCGTGGCAGCGTGAACAAGGGAATCCGAGCAACCATCCTGAATGAGCCGGAGATGTTCTTGGCCTATAACAACGGGGTTACGGCCACTGCACAGCGCGTCGAGACCGAAACAACGGACTCTGGTCTGGTGATCACGAAGGTTGTCGACCTTCAGATCGTCAATGGTGGGCAGACCACGGCATCACTGTTCCATACGCGGAAACGGGACAAAGCGGATTTGTCCCGAATATTCGTCCAGATGAAGCTCTCTGTCATCGACAGTCAGCAGAGCGAGATGGTCGTGCCGAAGATCTCGGAATACGCCAATACTCAGAACAGGGTGAATGCTGCCGACTTCTTCTCGAATCATCCGTTCCATGTTCGGATGGAAGACTTCTCACGGCGCATCTGGGCCCCAGCACAGAAAGGAGCCACCCGCGAGACGCGCTGGTTTTATGAGCGTGCACGTGGTCAGTATGCCGATGCGCAGTCGAAGCTCAGGCCGGCAGAACAGCGTCGCTTCAAGGCCGAATATCCAAAGCCACAGATGTTCACAAAGACAGACCTCGCAAAATTCGAGAATGTCTGGGATGAGCACCCTCGCTGGGTCAACCTTGGTTCGCAGAAGAACTTCGCGCAGTATGCCAAGCGCATCGGAAGCGAGTGGGAAAAATCTTCCGATACCTTTAACGAGCTCTACTTCAAGAGGGCTGTCGCTCGTGGAATGGTTTTCCGCGCCACAGAGCGCATTGTTTCCGCGCAGGCTTGGTACAACGGCGGATATCGAGCCAACATTGTGGCTTATACGCTTGCCGTGCTTGCTGAGATCGCAAGGTGCAGGAACGGGGCGATCGATTTTTTGGCGATCTGGAATGCTCAGAAGGTGGATCCAATTCTGGAGGCCGCGATTGCTTCTGCTGCATCCGTGGTGAATGAGGACATCATCGACCCGCCCCCTGGCATTTCGAATATAGGTGAGTGGTGCAAGCGGGAGGGATGCTGGACACGTATTCAGGCCAAATCCAACGTCATCGCTGCGCGTCTGGACTCTGGGTTCTTTGATCAATTGGTATCGCTCGATGAGCAAGTGGAGACCGAGCGAAGTGCGAGGAAGACACAGAAGATCGACGACGGGATCGAAGCTCAGAAGAAAGTATTGGCGGTTCCGTCTGTTGATTGGATTCGCCTGAACAGGACACTTCTGGAGAAAGGAGTTCTCACGCCAAAGGAAATGGGTGTACTCAAGATCGCAATGCAGATTCCTTTGAAAATTCCAACCGAAAAGCAATGCGCTGTGCTGCTGGAAATCATCGAGAAGGGGCGTCTGGAGGGCGTGATCCTGAAGGATACGTAGTCTTGAAAATAACGTAACGTATCAGCATGTCGTATTGCCTCGCTTCTTTCCTTTCCATGATTGATCCAATGTTGGCTATATGGGGAAAGTGAGTACAACATACCTTTTGTTCGGCCGGAGCCCGTGCCGTGGTGCTGGTTGAAGTTATCTGTGAAGGACTTGCCCATGGTTCAGGCGCGTAAGCGTTATATGGCCCATGTGCATGGGGTAGGCTTCCGAATTATTGGTGAGACCTTTGCGGCACTTCCCGTTGCTCAGCGCATCACGCTATCGGGTTTTTCTCAGCGCCATGACCCGGCTACTGGGCAGTTGCGTGATGATTATTTGTACTCTGTGAATGTGGATCGTGCTCAATGGTCTGAGCTCAATTTCCAGGCTCTTGAGATGATTGACGTGGTGGAGGCACTGGCTCAGTTTGATCTTCGGCGCAATATGAGCAGGACAGGTGTGTTCAAGGCCATTGAACCTTTTTGATGGTGGCCTTATGAGGGTGGATGCTGCTGGTCAGAGCAGCATCACGAACTCCCCCACCACCCGATAGCGATAGGCGTTATCGGCATTTAGCTCGATGACTTCATAGCTCGGGTCGCTGGAGCGGGGTTTCAAGAAAATCCTTTTATGTTCCCAGCCGTCCTCAGTATGGGTTTTGGTGCTTTCATATTCTTTGACGGTGAATCGTGTGCCTTCATCGCCGTCTTGGGGCGACAGGCATTCCACCAGGACGATCTTGCCGTTGCGGCTGCCGCCCGAATCTTGGCGGAACAGGCAAATGGAAGCATTCGGGATGATCATGTTCATGGACTCACCGACAACCTGGCAGGCGAACATGTCTTTTTTGGGTTCTACATTCTGTGGCACGCCAACCCATTGTGTTTGTTCTACGTGCTGTTGCTCGCTGAAGCTGCCTGCTGCGGCTTGCAGATCATAGAGAGGGACGGCATTTACCCACGGCACGAGTGTTGGTGCTGGTGGCAGTTCTTGGGGCTGGGTGGGACGGTAGCTGGGAATATGTTTTTTCAGGTATTCGCGCAGCGCCGGGTCGCAGGCATACACGTAGGTGCCTTTGATCCCACGAAGCATGATTGTGTTGTAGATATTGAGGATGTACTGCTTCAGCTCAGTTGCCGTTTTTTTGGAGTGTTTGCCATTACGATCCAGGTAGTTGTTTTCGTCGATGACAATTTCGTTGGTGGCACTGTTGTAGCTGATCTCTTTCCCAAAGATAACGCCGGTGTAATTCAGGTCGTAGCCTTGGGTTGTGTGAATGCAGCCGACCTCATTTTCTGTGCCGATTGTGTTGATCCAGTCTGTATTGGTTCGGTTCCAGCGCAGTTTTACGGTGTCTATTTCGATGTCGTGAAGCTTGGGGTTTTTCTTGGAGTCCCATGGCCAGGCGTAGCCAGCCACTAGTCGAGCCAAGCCATATTGCTGGTTCTTGTGCTCAATTTCCCTGACTAAGTCAGCTGCGTTGTCAAAGAACAAAAACTCATATTTCCCGGTTCGCAGTTGCTCGTTTTCTGAGAGCTGGATATGAAGAAGTCGGTCAATAAAGTCCACATAGTCTTGGCCTGCCTGGACGCGGTATTGTGAGGTCAAGGTCATGACCTTCGACTGTTCTGATTGCTTTATTTTTTGGAAGTCCGCCGCATTCGCATCCGATGGCCTGATCGATTGATTAGGGTCGTAGAAGAAAACCGCTTTTTTTGCCTGTTGCGTTACCCAATCCACCTCGCTGCATGTGTGTTTGTCCAAACCCAAGGCGGCGCATGCCTGGTCGAAATGTTTATAGTAGGATCCAAGGTTTACACGTTGGCGTAGTCGGTGTGACTCATCGACCAAGACGATGTCGTAGTCCTTCTGGGCCAGCTTAGATGGGTTGATCACCATATCAGGATGCAAGCCAGCCACGTTCTTGAAAGCGCGTTTTAACGTGGTCCGAAATGAGGCCATGGGAACCACGAGGGCCATGCGGGGATTGGGGTAACGTTGTTTGAACTGAGTCAGCAGTGTGCGGAGCTCGTTTTCTTCTTCCGAGAACTCCTGAAGATTCAGTTCTGCTTCGTCGGTGTGAATCAGTTTGAACAGGAAGATTGCCAGAACAGATTTTCCTGTGCCTGCACCACCTTGAACCAGCAAGTGGCGAACGTTGCCATCAAGCAAAGCGCGCAGGATTTCAATCAGGCTCTGGCGTTGATCGAATGACAAGGCTTTGTAGGGCGAGTATTTGAAAACATCAGAGTTATCAATCGACTCCAGCGAGTGTTTGGCGATTCCCTGGCCTCGTAGCTTGTCCCAGACCTCCCGGAAGATTTGACTGTAGACCTCATCTTTTTGATAGTAGTTGTGATCGGTCAGACCAAGATTTCCGTTGAGCAGCTCGAAGCATCCATCAGCCGCCATATATTTAATCAGAGTGGACTCGATATCAAGCGTAGCGGATTTGTTGAAATGTGAACTGCTGATCAAATGAGCGGTGTTGAGCAGTTTTTTATGCTCGTGTAGCAGGTGGGTGTTCAGGCGGTTTAGCGCACTGGTCGTTTCTCCGACATAGGCGCGTCGTTTGGCCTTGTGGCTGAGGATGTAAACCAAGGGCCAGTTCCCAGCAGCATAAGCATTGGATCTTATCTCCGCCAAAGCAAGGTTTGAAAACAGGTATTGGTTTACTTCTACACGATGTGGCTGACTCATGGCGCTGGATGAATGATCTCTATTTTTCTTGGTAGGTTTTGCTCGGTTTCTGTCCGTTTGACATGGCTGGTAAATCATAGCCTATTGGGATGAGCTGGTTTTGAGACCTTTTCTGTTTAAGTCGGGCAGGCCGATGTGGATGCCAGGGCGTGTCATGGTTTCAGATACGTGGATCAGGATGGTGCTAACTCTAACTGCCAGCAACCTCGCATAGCTATAACAAAAGACAAGTAGACTCAGGCGCAGCGTGTCAGTGCATTTGACGACTTTCGGGGGAGTGCTAACAGCGATGAATGGTTCTAGGAATACGCCTTTAGCGCAGCAGGTGGCGATGCAGCAGGGCAAGCCTCTGGAGGTTTTTTGGGCCTTCCTGAAATTGGGCTTGAGCTCATTTGGTGGGCCGATCGCGCATCTGGGGTATTTCCGTGCGGAGTTTGTGGAGCGTCGTCGCTGGCTGGATGATCGCAGCTATTCGGATTTGGTCGCCTTGTGTCAGTTCTTGCCGGGGCCGGCCAGCAGTCAGGTGGGGATGGCGATTGGCTTGGGGCGTGCGGGCTGGTTGGGTTTACTGGCTGCCTGGATGGGCTTTACCTTGCCTTCGGCGATGGCGTTGATTCTGTTTGCCTTGAGTGTGGCCGGGTTTCAGGGGGTTGCCGAGTCTGCTTGGGTGCATGGTCTCAAGATCGTGGCTGTTGCGATTGTGGCGCAGGCGGTGCTGGGGATGGCTCGCTCTTTATGTCCTGATCGCGCCAGAGCAGCCTTGGCGATTCTGGCGGCGTTGTTGAGCCTTTTGCTGCCTTCTGCGTTCGGGCAGGTTGTCGCTATTGCGATTACGGGTCTGCTGGCTTGGTGGAGGCTGGATGCAATTCAGGCAGGTGCTGAGCAGGCCCATGCGTATCCGGTGTCGCGCAAGGTGGGGATAGCGGCTTTGCTGCTGTTTGCGGGCTTGTTGCTTGCTTTGCCGGTGTGGGCTGTGGCGACGGGTTCGTCTACGGCGCAGTTGCTGGAAGGGGTGTATCGCTCCGGGGCCTTGGTGTTTGGGGGCGGGCATGTGGTGTTGCCTTTGTTGCAGGCCTCGGTGGTGCCCAGCGGTGTG is a genomic window containing:
- a CDS encoding helix-turn-helix domain-containing protein encodes the protein MNVPMQLFQNRPDVWEVQMAIHGQRVLASCLSGRSKTRRIQVFGDGDGVYEMELSTSTLRLVEEILLEIANGRAVRIVPVHAELTTQEAADLLNVSRPHMVKLLEDGELPFHRTGKHRRIRLDDLMRFKETREKDSEKAMEELSDQAQRLGMRCE
- a CDS encoding DNA cytosine methyltransferase, which codes for MMPVPIIDLFAGPGGLGEGFASLRGHRQQPFFEIALSIEKTAVAHRTLTLRAVFRRLRGTKDIRHYYSYVQGKIDESEFRALPAVESAFEHASKEARCLELGKSDEAAIDAEIRAALKGQETWVLIGGPPCQAYSLAGRSRRANDKNFHKDEKHFLYKEYLRIIQVHKPAIFVMENVKGLLSSKHFGNPMFEKIISDLSSPEEGLEYEIRSFTKAGNSDSLEPADYLIHSERYGIPQSRQRVILLGVRKGLGIPQHRLLTPVASPTTVSQAIDDLPKIRSRLSRDDSLDAWRKAVLAAPAYVKGWKTENESTLINLMRDFAASATSVTTGGAFIEKEYKRTRNQTELQKWLLDRSLGGVCQHEARSHMATDLARYLFSATFAHSQGYSPRLNIFPPKLLPDHINVHVLGENQPMPFNDRFRVQCRNEPATTVVAHIAKDGHYYIHYDPSQCRSLTVREAARLQTFPDNYFFAGNRTEQYTQVGNAVPPLLARKLAEVVRSILNRMTREKRKQEGVHWCQEELESQRHHLPAKRGQMPLLAEVD
- a CDS encoding very short patch repair endonuclease → MRVPTTPQRSRMMSSIRGKNTWPERTLRTILFSRGFRYRLHVRKLPGSPDMVFPKYRALVFVHGCFWHRHDGCRYTTTPRTNGNFWRRKFQGNIERDRRHMDALKALNWRVAIVWECALKHSPVKTACMVEEWLHGNAPVLVVGQSTSASSGI
- a CDS encoding ATP-binding protein yields the protein MRDLGYSLETAIADLIDNSISAGADAIDIVCDVSGEHPVLVILDNGRGMDEVELRAAMRHGTGNPRQQRSPQDLGRFGLGLKTASFSQCRSLTVVSKRDGKVCGAEWDLDRIDAADDWVLSILDEADVRALPHTERLGSRGTAVIWQRLDRLMEDEAGDHSQEIVNEKLEVVGRHLSLVFHRFLSGEVKGNSRISISINGHPVATFDPFCRKNPATQMLPEEIVRVGDAEVRLQPYVLPHHSRLSASEYDFYQDRSDFISNQGGYVYRNGRLMAWGDWFRLVPKGEATKLARVQIDFPNSLDEAWTIDIKKSRARPPHMVRERLRQIISQITGRSVKVHRGRGQKLFQETQAPLWERYADHDGIRFAINAQHPIIASLADKLPPEDAELLRVLLESVAGSLPVEMIYSDYSTHPREINQRSADESQVMERLRGLRQALYGTGPGDAKAFLQVVRSTHLFDGQTDLIDKYISEEFA
- a CDS encoding Z1 domain-containing protein; translation: MSMTAVTQERNISNALISGLANMPETPTREQVEEKAKQIAVIFGYEGDLRNIVAEAMESVVTRMGAGVSLVDVDAKHDDQWVHKREDVDWTYARAYEEFLRNEGWPPQMVQSLSDVTTRILGHLQDPLSEGTSWNRRGLVIGHVQSGKTANYTGLIARAADAGYKFIVVIAGIHNNLRRQTQQRIDEAFIGRSSDPEDRRNIGVGLTPGYPHPATLTNINGDFNKNTAAKSGWKINDFSKPIILIIKKNVTTLTALHKWLKALNAGGGDRISDVPMLLIDDEADNASINTNKEDLDPTKTNAMIRRILGLFAKSCYVGYTATPFANIFINPDAYGDDVREELFPRDFIYCLDAPTTYFGAEKVFLNEETSDSIVRPIDDCENFIPYSHKRDDSTHELPPSLYRALDEFIVARAIRNLRGQAGKHCSMMVNVSRFVPVQRAVRDFLSLREKKIREAVLANYAMPEDVSSRNIYMQGLKQAFDDEYADAGSTWAEVKSALHDVFEHLHLFVINSKSDEVLDYTRYEKEGVGLTAVAVGGLSLSRGLTIEGLTISYMYRNTKMYDTLMQMGRWFGYRPGFEDLCRVHLSRDSINWYSHIAGAAEELVQQVKRMRRDRLSPKDFGFYVRAHPDSLLITAVNKMRSGKKETVEQSFSGRLRESYIVSTDSEVNARNFSLITDHWKNGFGGRPQELTEKGFVFKDVPVQVIEDFLIQFECHSNFAGQKSDVVSYLERIAAKRPWADVLLISPSAGSGGDAPFTLRNQVRVVGKDQPAGSSWRLNKDRVASRGDEKLGLSDPQREKAKILAEGKDGLGAVSDTHYREVREKPLLMIHSLEPKGDSVAGPIAAFGISFPFGDYLTTINVVVNKVWLKQMQGYVDDPDDEEDYDA